GCGGCGAGTTCTGCACGAAGCCCTACAGCGCTTCCGTGTTCAACATCTCTGCGATGAGTTTCGGCTCGCTCAGCGGCAACGCCATACAGGCGCTGAACATGGGCGCCAAGATGGGCGGCTTCTATCACGACACCGGCGAAGGCGGGATCTCCCGCTACCACCTGATGCATGGCGGCGATCTCGTCTGGGAAATCGGCACCGGATATTTCGGCTGCCGCACGCCGGAGGGGCGTTTCGACGAAGCGAAGTTCGCGGAACGCGCCGCACACGATCAGGTCAAGATGATCGAGGTCAAGCTCAGCCAGGGTGCCAAGCCCGGCCAGGGCGGCCTGCTGCCGGGTCCCAAGGTGACCCCGGAGATTGCCGAGACACGGGGCGTGCCGGTCGGACGCGACGTCCACTCGCCGCCGAGCCACAGCGCCTTCTCCACCCCCGTCGAACTGATGCAGTGGATCGCGCGTCTCCGCGAACTCTCACAGGGCAAGCCGGTGGGCTTCAAGCTCTGCATCGGCCACCGCTGGGAGTTCCTGGCCATCACGAAGGCGATGCTGAAGACCGGGATCACGCCCGACTTCATCGTGATTGACGGCGCCGAGGGCGGCACCGGTGCCGCGCCGGCCGAGCTGTCCAACCACGTCGGAACGCCGCTGCGCGAAGGGCTGATCTTCGTGGTGAATGCCCTTGCCGGTACGAACCTGCGCGACAGGATCCGCATCGGGGTCGCGGGCAAGGTGGTCGACGGCCACGATCTGGCGGCCAATCTCGCGCTGGGGGCCGACTGGTGCAATGCGGCCCGCACCTTCATGTTCTCGCTGGGCTGCGTGCAGACGAAGAAGTGCCACACGGACCGCTGCCCGACCGGGGTGGCGACGCAGGATCCGTGGCGTCAGGCGGGGCTCGTGGTCGCCGACAAGGCACCCCGCGCCCACCAGTTCCACAGGAACACGCTGGTGGCGTTGTCGCAGTTCGTCGGCGCTGCGGGCCTTTCCGACCCGTGGCAGCTTCGGCCGCACCATCTGCGCGTCCGTCTCGACCGAAACCAGGTCCAGTCGGCGGACCTGGTCTACGATTTCCTCCCGGCCGGCGCCCTGCTCGACGCGCCGAACGAGACCATTTACAGCCGCTGGTGGAAGATGGCGGAGGCGGAGAGCTTCGCGCCCGCCTGCTGAGCCGAAGTTCAGGAGCCCGGAGGGCTCCGATCTCAGCTTCGGCCTGATCCCGGCTCGGCCATCTTTCGGTGCATCTCGGCCGTCACGCCGGCGGGCAGAACGTTCGCGATCGCCGACTGCAGCTTGTTGTGCCAGCCGGTTACCACGTCGCCCTCACCCTTCATCATCGCGGCGAAGCCCTGCGCGGCGACCTTCGCCGGATCGTCCTTCGTCTGCGTGCCGACCTTCGTGTCGAGCATGTCCGCCCGTTCGAAGAAGTCCGTGTCGGTGGGGCCCGGCATCAGGCATGTGACGGTGACGCCGGTGCCCTGCAACTCGTGCCGCAAGGCAAACGAGAAGCTGTCGAGAAAGGCCTTCGAGGCGTTGTAGACGGCCTGGTAGGTGCCCGGCATGAACCCCGCGATCGAGCCGGTGATCAGGATCCGACCGCCGCCGCGCCGCCGCATCTCCCGGCCGACGTTCTGGATGAGATAGATCGTGCCGGTGACGTTGGTGTCCACCACCCGGCGAACGGCCTCGAAGTCCTGGTCGAGAAAGCCTTTTCCGAGGCCACGGCCGGCGTTCGCCAGCAGGGCTTCGACCGGCCTGCCGGCAATCGCCGCCAGAAGCTTGTCTACGCCTTCGATGGTGGCGAGATCCGCCTCCACCACATCGACCGTGGCGCCGAGGCTTCGCAGGTCTGCGGCTGAAGTCTCGATTTCGGGTTCATCGGCGGCGACGACGAGGTCGAAGCCGTTTCGACAGCACTCCTTCGCGAGTTCGTACCCGATACCCGTCGAGGCGCCGGTGACCACGGCGAGCGGCCTCTCGGTGCTGGACATGCGCTTCTCCTCGCTTCTCGTTGCGTCTCGCGGCGCGGCCGTTCAGCCATTCGGCGTCATCACCACCTTGATGCAGCCGTCCTTCTTGTCGCGGAACGCCTCGTAAAGTTCGGGCCCCTGCTCCAGTCCCGCGCGATGGGTGATCACGAAGGAGGGGTCGATCTCGCCCGACTGGACCTTCTGCAGCAGCGGCGCCAGATAGCGGTGCGTGTGGGTCTGCCCCGTCCGCATCGTGAGGGCCTTGTTCATGAAGGCACCGAAGGGAAGCTTGTCGACGACGCCGATGTAGACGCCGGGCACGGAAATCGTCCCGCCCTTGCGGCAGCACATGATGATCTCGCGCAGCACGCTCGGCCGGTCCGTCGCGAGGTACGCAGCGGCCTTCACCTTGTCGAGCACCGAACCTATGGCGCCACCGGTATGCGCCTCGGTTCCCACGGCGTCGATGCAGCTGTCGGGGCCGCGCCCGCCGGTCATCTCCATCAGCCGGTCGTACACGTCCGCGTCGTCGAAATTGATGGTCTCCGCCTTCCCATGGCTTTCCGCCATCGCGAGGCGCTCAGGGATGTTGTCGATGGCGATGACGCGTCCCGCGCCCAGCATCCAGGCACTCTGTATGGCGAACTGCGCCACCGGTCCGCAGCCCCACACCGCCACCGTGTCTCCCGGCTGGATGTCGGCGTTCTCCGCGGCCATGTAGCCCGTGGGGAAGATGTCCGACAGGAACAGCACCTGTTCGTCCGGAATGCCGTCGGGCACGACGATCGATCCGACATCGGCATACGGTACGCGAAGATACTCCGCCTGGCCGCCCGCATATCCGCCGAGCAGGTGCGAGTAGCCGAAGAGACCCGCGGGAGAGTGGCCCATGAGCTTGGCCGCGGCCGCCGCGTTCGGGTTGGACCTGTCGCACAGCGAGTAGAGCTGCTTCTTGCAGAAGAAGCACTCGCCGCAGGCGATGTTGAACGGGATGACGACCCTGTCGCCGACCTTGAGCTTCGCGTTGGCGCTGCCGACTTCGACCACCTCGCCCATCGTCTCGTGGCCGAGCACGTCGCCGCTCTCCATGGTGGGCATATAGCCGTCGTAGAGATGGAGATCCGAGCCGCAGATCGCGCAGGCCGTGACCTTGATGATCGCGTCGCGTCCGTCCTCGATCTTCGGATCCGGAACCGTGTCATATCGAACGTCGCCCTTGCCGTGCCAGCACAGAGCCTTCATCGCTCTCTCCCGCGTATCGTTGAGGGCCGGCACGGACGCTTCCGGTCGGCCCGCCGCCGCCGGGCGGCCTTCTAGGCGGTGTAACCGGCGCAAATCGAGCCTGTTCCCACGGACGCCGAAGAATCGCTCTGCCGGAGGGGATGCTCCAGGTCGCGGGGTTCGCAACCGCCGGCAGTCTCCGGGGTCCGGCAGCCGCGCATCTCTCGGGCAGGAAAGCGGGTTCAACCCACCGTCGCTTCGGTGAGGTCGGGCAATACGCGATCCGCGCCGGCATCGCGTAGCGCGGGTTCCCCGCCTTTGCGGGCCAGGCCGACGACCAGCCCGAAGCCCCCTGCCCGGGCGGCGGCGACACCGGACACGGCGTCTTCGACGACCGCGGCCGCAGCGGGATCGACGCCGAGCGCGGCGGCTGCGTGCAGGAAGATGTCAGGCGCAGGCTTGCCCTGCAGGCCGGCCGCCGCCGCACGGTTCCCGTCCACCACCACCTCGAACAAGTCCCAGGTATGCGATGCCTTCAGCACGTGCTCGGCATTCCGGCTCGAGGAGATCGCGGCCACCCGGATACCCGCAGCCTTCAGCCGCCCGATCAGCGCCACCGTGTCCTCGAATGGCGTTACGCCGTGCCGCGCCAGGCATTCCTGAAAGAGGGCGTTCTTGCGCTTCGCCAGCCCGTGGATCGTCGTCGCCTCGGCAGGATCGTCGCGCGTTCCGTCGGGAAGGCGGATGCCGCGGGCGGAGAGAAAGCTGCGCAGGCCGTCGATACGCGGCTTCCCGTCGACAAAGGTGCGGTAGTCGGCCTCGGTGAACGGCGCCGCAGCCCCCTCCCTCTCCCGTGCCCGCTCGTGGAGCACCGCGTCGAACAGCGCCTTCCACGCGGCGAAGTGCAGCTCTGCGGTGTCGGTTATGACGCCGTCCATGTCGAAGATCACGGCGCGGCACGCAGCGGGATCGAAGTGGATACTGCCGTCGGCCGCCTGCTCTCGCTGCATGTCGCCTCTCGATCCGCGTCGGTCCGTTCTCACTCCGTCCGCGAGCCGCTACGCGCCGACGGTGACACCAGCGCAAAACGCTGACGTCCGCCGGGTATCAGCTTGCGGTAGTGACTGCGATAGGCGACGTCGATCATCGGTGCGACCTCCGGCCGGCTCCGGATGTCGAGCGAGGTCGGCGTGACATCGATATCGAGACGGTGCTGGCGGAACTGCAGCCGGACGTGCAGCCATTCCACGCCCTCCGGCAGCAACGGGTTGAAGTGCAGCGTTCCCGCACGCGTCTCCAGCCCGAGATAGTTGCGTTGGACGATGTCCACGGTCCCGGCCATCGCGCCGGTGTGAATGCCCTCCTTCGTCGTGCCGCCCTGGATGTCGGCGATGTCGCTGTCCAGGCCCCGCTGAAACAACTGCCAGGAATGCTCGCGGTCGGACCGGGCGAGCACCCAGGCGTGCGTCACCAGGCTGAGCGTCGACCCGTGCGAGGTGCGGGCCAGGTGGTAGTCGACGTTGCGACGGATCGCCTGCCGACCGAAGGCGTAGCCGAGCTGCTCGAAGATCTGCGTCACCTCCTCGGCGGAGAAGAGGTAGAAGATCATCAGTACGTCGGCCTGTTTCGACACCTTGTAACGGTTGACGTCGTCGCCCTCCGCCTCGAGGATTCGGTCCAGGCGCTGAATGTTGCCGTAGCGCGCGACATAGTCCTGCCAGTCCAGTTCGCGCAGATTCTCGTAGCCCTCGAACTGGCTGATGATGCCGTCGTCCAGCAGCGGCACCTTCAGCTTCCGGCAGACCTCGTGCCACCGCTCGCATTCGGCCTCGTCGAGCCCGGTCAGTTCCATGATCTCGGTCAGCCGATCGGGCGGTAGCAGGTCCATGACGTCCCGCGCCCGCGCCAGCAGCCAGGCGACGAGGACGTTCGTATAGGCGTTGTTGGTCAGCCCTCCCGCTTCGTCGGCGTCGGTGTCGGGATAGCCGGTGTGGAATTCGTCGGGGCCCACCACCCCCTTGATGTCGTAGCGCCCGGTCGTCGGATCGTAGGACGCGATCGAACCCCAGAACTGGGCGATCGAGAGAAACATCTCGGCACCGAAGCCATACATGAACTCGGTGTCGTTCGTGGCTTCCCAGTAGCGCCAGATATTGTAGCAGATCGCGGCGTTCACATGGCGCTGGCGGTGGCTCCTGTCGGGCAGCCACCTGCCGGATGCCGGGTTGAGATGGAGCTGCTGCGACTCCTCTCGCCCGTCGGAGCCGCTCTGCCAGGGGAACATTGCCCCGCGGAATCCCTCGGCGGCCGCGGCGCGCCGCGCGGCACCGATCCGGC
This DNA window, taken from Constrictibacter sp. MBR-5, encodes the following:
- a CDS encoding FMN-binding glutamate synthase family protein, which translates into the protein MRYVPFVAIASVAILFLCLGTLFSADWLWPLILVGPLVALGVWDLAQPHHTLMRLYPVSAHFRWFCEWLRPYMREYLLDSDHQGRPFSHNQRALVYRRAKNVESVQAFGTELDPYSPRYEWINHSIQGRKQDVESYRIRIGGEFCTKPYSASVFNISAMSFGSLSGNAIQALNMGAKMGGFYHDTGEGGISRYHLMHGGDLVWEIGTGYFGCRTPEGRFDEAKFAERAAHDQVKMIEVKLSQGAKPGQGGLLPGPKVTPEIAETRGVPVGRDVHSPPSHSAFSTPVELMQWIARLRELSQGKPVGFKLCIGHRWEFLAITKAMLKTGITPDFIVIDGAEGGTGAAPAELSNHVGTPLREGLIFVVNALAGTNLRDRIRIGVAGKVVDGHDLAANLALGADWCNAARTFMFSLGCVQTKKCHTDRCPTGVATQDPWRQAGLVVADKAPRAHQFHRNTLVALSQFVGAAGLSDPWQLRPHHLRVRLDRNQVQSADLVYDFLPAGALLDAPNETIYSRWWKMAEAESFAPAC
- a CDS encoding SDR family NAD(P)-dependent oxidoreductase, with the translated sequence MSSTERPLAVVTGASTGIGYELAKECCRNGFDLVVAADEPEIETSAADLRSLGATVDVVEADLATIEGVDKLLAAIAGRPVEALLANAGRGLGKGFLDQDFEAVRRVVDTNVTGTIYLIQNVGREMRRRGGGRILITGSIAGFMPGTYQAVYNASKAFLDSFSFALRHELQGTGVTVTCLMPGPTDTDFFERADMLDTKVGTQTKDDPAKVAAQGFAAMMKGEGDVVTGWHNKLQSAIANVLPAGVTAEMHRKMAEPGSGRS
- a CDS encoding zinc-dependent alcohol dehydrogenase → MKALCWHGKGDVRYDTVPDPKIEDGRDAIIKVTACAICGSDLHLYDGYMPTMESGDVLGHETMGEVVEVGSANAKLKVGDRVVIPFNIACGECFFCKKQLYSLCDRSNPNAAAAAKLMGHSPAGLFGYSHLLGGYAGGQAEYLRVPYADVGSIVVPDGIPDEQVLFLSDIFPTGYMAAENADIQPGDTVAVWGCGPVAQFAIQSAWMLGAGRVIAIDNIPERLAMAESHGKAETINFDDADVYDRLMEMTGGRGPDSCIDAVGTEAHTGGAIGSVLDKVKAAAYLATDRPSVLREIIMCCRKGGTISVPGVYIGVVDKLPFGAFMNKALTMRTGQTHTHRYLAPLLQKVQSGEIDPSFVITHRAGLEQGPELYEAFRDKKDGCIKVVMTPNG
- a CDS encoding beta-phosphoglucomutase family hydrolase encodes the protein MIFDMDGVITDTAELHFAAWKALFDAVLHERAREREGAAAPFTEADYRTFVDGKPRIDGLRSFLSARGIRLPDGTRDDPAEATTIHGLAKRKNALFQECLARHGVTPFEDTVALIGRLKAAGIRVAAISSSRNAEHVLKASHTWDLFEVVVDGNRAAAAGLQGKPAPDIFLHAAAALGVDPAAAAVVEDAVSGVAAARAGGFGLVVGLARKGGEPALRDAGADRVLPDLTEATVG
- a CDS encoding glycosyl hydrolase family 65 protein, whose product is MSDWHIDYTSYDPAEEKLREALCTLGNGYFATRGAYADAAADERHYPGTYVAGLYNRRVSAVEGREVENEDLVNVPNWLPLTFRIGDGDWFSIDAVEILSFLQRLDLERGELLRDVRFRDASGRTTRWRERRLVSMGDCHVAALQVELTPEDWQGEVTVRSTLDAGVTNGGVARYRALASRHLETLDARDEGQHRISLRVRTTQSRIEIVQAARLEVADGATAAAEPAVRQSPDLIGQEVRVSTGEAPLRIEKIVALHTARDPAIAEARLAALETLDRCTGYEALARQHAMAWRHLWDRCDIGFDGPGCNGEQRKLRLHIFHLLQTVSPHSVNRDIGIPARGWHGEAYRGHIFWDELFILPFLTLRLPHLVREAMRYRYRRIGAARRAAAAEGFRGAMFPWQSGSDGREESQQLHLNPASGRWLPDRSHRQRHVNAAICYNIWRYWEATNDTEFMYGFGAEMFLSIAQFWGSIASYDPTTGRYDIKGVVGPDEFHTGYPDTDADEAGGLTNNAYTNVLVAWLLARARDVMDLLPPDRLTEIMELTGLDEAECERWHEVCRKLKVPLLDDGIISQFEGYENLRELDWQDYVARYGNIQRLDRILEAEGDDVNRYKVSKQADVLMIFYLFSAEEVTQIFEQLGYAFGRQAIRRNVDYHLARTSHGSTLSLVTHAWVLARSDREHSWQLFQRGLDSDIADIQGGTTKEGIHTGAMAGTVDIVQRNYLGLETRAGTLHFNPLLPEGVEWLHVRLQFRQHRLDIDVTPTSLDIRSRPEVAPMIDVAYRSHYRKLIPGGRQRFALVSPSARSGSRTE